The following coding sequences are from one Canis lupus baileyi chromosome 19, mCanLup2.hap1, whole genome shotgun sequence window:
- the ADGRL1 gene encoding adhesion G protein-coupled receptor L1 isoform X1 — MARLAAVLWSLCITAVLVTSATQGLSRAGLPFGLMRRELACEGYPIELRCPGSDVIMVENANYGRTDDKICDADPFQMENVQCYLPDAFKIMSQRCNNRTQCVVVAGSDAFPDPCPGTYKYLEVQYDCVPYIEVEQKVFVCPGTLQKVLEPTSTHESEHQSGAWCKDPLQAGDRIYVMPWIPYRTDTLTEYASWEDYVAARHTTTYRLPNRVDGTGFVVYDGAVFYNKERTRNIVKYDLRTRIKSGETVINTANYHDTSPYRWGGKTDIDLAVDENGLWVIYATEGNNGRLVVSQLNPYTLRFEGTWETGYDKRSASNAFMVCGVLYVLRSVYVDDDSEAAGNRVDYAFNTNANREEPVSLAFPNPYQFVSSVDYNPRDNQLYVWNNYFVVRYSLEFGPPDPSAGPATSPPLSTTTTARPTPLTSTASPAATTPLRRVPLTTHPVGAINQLGPDLPPATAPAPSTRRPPAPNLHVSPELFCEPREVRRVQWPATQQGMLVERPCPKGTRGIASFQCLPALGLWNPRGPDLSNCTSPWVNQVAQKIKSGENAANIASELARHTRGSIYAGDVSSSVKLMEQLLDILDAQLQALRPIERESAGKNYNKMHKRERTCKDYIKAVVETVDNLLRPEALESWKDMNATEQVHTATMLLDVLEEGAFLLADNVREPARFLAAKQNVVLEVTVLNTEGQVQELVFPQEYPSENSIQLSANTIKQNSRNGVVKVVFILYNNLGLFLSTENATVKLAGEAGTGGPGGASLVVNSQVIAASINKESSRVFLMDPVIFTVAHLEAKNHFNANCSFWNYSERSMLGYWSTQGCRLVESNKTHTTCACSHLTNFAVLMAHREIYQGRINELLLSVITWVGIVISLVCLAICISTFCFLRGLQTDRNTIHKNLCINLFLAELLFLVGIDKTQYEIACPIFAGLLHYFFLAAFSWLCLEGVHLYLLLVEVFESEYSRTKYYYLGGYCFPALVVGIAAAIDYRSYGTEKACWLRVDNYFIWSFIGPVSFVIVVNLVFLMVTLHKMIRSSSVLKPDSSRLDNIKSWALGAIALLFLLGLTWAFGLLFINKESVVMAYLFTTFNAFQGVFIFVFHCALQKKVHKEYSKCLRHSYCCIRSPPGGAHGSLKTSAMRSNTRYYTGTQSRIRRMWNDTVRKQTESSFMAGDINSTPTLNRGTMGNHLLTNPVLQPRGGTSPYNTLIAESVGFNPSSPPVFNSPGSYREPKHPLGGREACGMDTLPLNGNFNNSYSLRSGDFPPGDGASEPPRGRNLADAAAFEKMIISELVHNNLRGSSSGAKGPPPPEPPVPPVPGGGGEEEAGGPGGADRAEIELLYKALEEPLLLPRAQSVLYQSDLDESESCTAEDGATSRPLSSPPGRDSLYASGANLRDSPSYPDSSPEGPSEALPPPPPAPPGPPEIYYTSRPPALVARNPLQGYYQVRRPSHEGYLAAPGLEGPGPDGDGQMQLVTSL; from the exons ATGGCCCGCCTGGCCGCAGTGCTCTGGAGTCTCTGTATCACTGCTGTCCTGGTCACCTCGGCCACCCAAG GCCTGAGCCGGGCTGGGCTCCCATTCGGGTTGATGCGCCGGGAGCTGGCATGCGAAGGCTACCCCATAGAGCTGCGGTGTCCAGGCAGTGACGTCATCATGGTGGAGAATGCCAACTACGGGCGCACAGATGACAAGATCTGTGACGCTGACCCTTTCCAGATGGAGAATGTGCAGTGCTACCTGCCCGACGCCTTCAAGATCATGTCGCAGAG GTGTAACAACCGCACCCAGTGCGTGGTGGTTGCTGGCTCTGATGCCTTCCCTGACCCCTGTCCTGGGACCTACAAGTACCTGGAGGTGCAGTACGACTGTGTCCCCTACA TAGAAGTGGAGCAGAAAG TCTTCGTGTGCCCAGGGACCCTGCAGAAGGTGCTGGAGCCCACTTCCACACACGAGTCGGAACACCAGTCTGGCGCATGGTGCAAGGACCCGCTGCAGGCAGGCGACCGTATCTACGTCATGCCCTGGATCCCATACCGCACGGACACGCTGACTGAGTACGCCTCGTGGGAGGACTACGTGGCCGCACGCCACACCACCACCTACCGCCTGCCCAACCGCGTGGATGGCACGGGCTTTGTGGTCTACGACGGTGCGGTCTTCTACAACAAGGAGCGCACACGCAACATCGTCAAGTACGATCTGCGCACACGCATCAAGAGCGGGGAGACGGTCATCAACACGGCCAACTACCACGACACTTCGCCCTACCGCTGGGGCGGCAAGACGGACATCGACCTGGCTGTGGATGAGAACGGGCTGTGGGTCATCTACGCCACCGAGGGCAACAACGGGCGCCTGGTGGTGAGCCAGCTCAACCCCTACACGCTGCGCTTCGAGGGCACGTGGGAGACGGGCTACGACAAGCGCTCAGCGTCCAACGCCTTCATGGTGTGCGGAGTCCTGTATGTGCTGCGCTCAGTGTATGTGGACGACGACAGCGAGGCGGCTGGCAACCGCGTGGACTACGCCTTCAACACCAATGCCAACCGTGAGGAGCCCGTCAGCCTGGCCTTCCCCAACCCCTACCAGTTTGTCTCCTCCGTGGACTACAACCCTCGCGACAACCAGCTCTACGTCTGGAACAACTATTTTGTGGTGCGCTACAGCCTGGAGTTCGGGCCGCCCGACCCCAGTGCCG GCCCAGCCACTTCCCCGCCTCTCAGCACGACCACCACAGCCCGACCCACACCCCTTACCAGCACGGCCTCGCCCGCAGCCACCACTCCGCTCCGCCGAGTGCCCCTCACCACACACCCTGTGGGTGCCATCAACCAGCTGGGACCTGACCTGCCTCCAGCCACAGCCCCAGCTCCCAGCACCCGGCGGCCCCCAGCCCCCAATCTGCACGTGTCCCCAGAACTCTTCTGTGAACCTCGAGAGGTGCGGCGGGTCCAATGGCCAGCCACTCAGCAGGGCATGCTGGTTGAGAGGCCCTGCCCCAAGGGGACCCGAG GAATTGCCTCCTTCCAGTGTCTACCAGCCCTGGGGCTCTGGAACCCCCGGGGCCCTGACCTCAGCAACTGCACCTCCCCCTGGGTCAACCAGGTGGCCCAGAAG ATCAAGAGTGGGGAGAATGCAGCCAACATTGCCAGTGAGCTGGCCCGTCACACCCGAGGCTCCATCTATGCGGGTGATGTGTCCTCTTCTGTGAAGCTGATGGAGCAGCTGCTGGATATTCTGGATGCCCAGCTACAGGCCTTGCGGCCCATTGAGCGCGAGTCAGCTGGCAAGAACTACAACAAG ATGCACAAGCGGGAGAGAACTTGCAAAGACTAcatcaag GCTGTGGTAGAGACAGTGGACAACCTCCTGCGGCCAGAAGCTCTGGAGTCCTGGAAGGACATGAATGCCACAGAGCAGGTGCACACAGCCACCATGCTCTTGGATGTCCTGGAGGAGGGTGCCTTCCTGCTGGCCGACAATGTCAGGGAGCCTGCCCGCTTCCTGGCTGCCAAACAGAATGTGG TCCTGGAAGTGACAGTCCTCAACACAGAGGGCCAAGTGCAGGAGCTGGTATTCCCCCAGGAATACCCGAGCGAGAACTCCATCCAGCTGTCCGCCAATACCATCAAGCAGAACAGCCGCAACG GTGTGGTCAAAGTTGTCTTCATCCTGTACAACAATCTAGGCCTCTTCTTGTCCACCGAGAATGCCACAGTAAAGCTGGCAGGTGAAGCAGGTACAGGTGGCCCAGGTGGCGCCTCCCTGGTGGTGAACTCACAGGTCATCGCAGCGTCCATCAACAAGGAGTCCAGTCGCGTCTTTCTCATGGACCCTGTCATCTTCACCGTGGCCCACCTGGAG GCCAAGAACCACTTCAATGCTAACTGCTCCTTCTGGAACTACTCGGAGCGTTCCATGCTGGGCTACTGGTCAACCCAGGGCTGCCGCCTGGTGGAGTCCAACAAGACCCATACCACGTGTGCCTGCAGCCACCTCACCAACTTTGCCGTGCTAATGGCTCACCGTGAGATC TACCAAGGTCGCATCAATGAGCTGCTGCTGTCAGTCATCACCTGGGTGGGCATCGTGATCTCCCTCGTCTGCCTGGCCATCTGCATCTCTACTTTCTGCTTCTTGCGGGGGTTACAGACCGACCGCAATACCATCCACAAGAACCTGTGCATCAACCTATTTCTGGCTGAGCTGCTCTTCCTGGTCGGGATAGACAAGACACAGTATGAG ATTGCCTGCCCTATCTTCGCTGGCTTGCTGCACTACTTCTTCCTGGCTGCCTTCTCCTGGCTGTGCCTGGAGGGTGTGCACCTCTACCTGCTGCTGGTCGAAGTGTTTGAGAGCGAGTACTCCCGCACTAAGTACTACTACCTGGGTGGCTATTGCTTCCCAGCCCTGGTGGTAGGCATCGCGGCAGCCATCGACTACCGCAGCTATGGCACCGAGAAGGC CTGCTGGCTCCGAGTCGACAATTACTTCATCTGGAGCTTCATTGGACCAGTCTCCTTTGTTATCGTG GTGAACCTGGTGTTCCTTATGGTGACCCTGCACAAGATGATCCGGAGCTCATCTGTGCTCAAGCCTGACTCCAGTCGCCTGGACAACATTAA atcCTGGGCCTTGGGGGCCATTGCGCTGCttttcctcctgggcctcacctgggctttTGGCCTGCTCTTCATCAATAAGGAGTCCGTGGTCATGGCCTATCTCTTCACTACTTTCAACGCCTTCCAGGGGGTCTTCATCTTTGTCTTTCACTGCGCCTTACAAAAGAAG gtgCACAAGGAGTACAGCAAGTGCCTGCGTCACTCCTACTGCTGCATCCGCTCCCCACCCGGGGGCGCTCACGGCTCACTCAAGACCTCAGCCATGCGGAGCAACACCCGCTACTACACGGGGACCCAG AGCCGAATCCGGAGGATGTGGAACGACACCGTGAGGAAACAGACGGAGTCCTCCTTCATGGCAGGTGACATCAACAGCACCCCCACTCTGAACCGAG GTACCATGGGGAACCACCTGCTGACCAACCCCGTGCTGCAGCCCCGTGGGGGTACCAGCCCCTACAACACCCTCATCGCCGAGTCAGTGGGCTTCAATCCCTCTTCGCCCCCTGTCTTCAACTCCCCAG GGAGCTACCGGGAACCCA AGCACCCTCTAGGAGGCCGGGAAGCCTGCGGCATGGACACATTGCCCCTCAACGGCAACTTCAACAACAGTTACTCCTTGCGAAGTGGAGATTTCCCTCCAGGGGACggagcctctgagccaccccgaGGCCGGAACCTGGCCGATGCTGCTGCTTTCGAGAAGATGATCATCTCAGAGCTGGTACACAACAACCTGCGGGGCAGCAGCAGTGGGGCCAAGGGCCCCCCACCACCCGAACCCCCTGTGCCACCTGTGCCAGGGGGCggtggggaggaagaagcaggcggGCCCGGGGGTGCTGACCGGGCAGAGATCGAACTTCTCTACAAGGCCCTGGAGGAGCCGCTGCTGCTGCCCCGGGCCCAGTCGGTGCTGTACCAGAGTGATCTGGATGAGTCGGAGAGCTGCACTGCGGAGGATGGGGCCACTAGCcggcccctctcctcccctccaggccGGGACTCCCTCTACGCCAGCGGGGCCAACCTGCGGGACTCGCCCTCCTACCCGGACAGCAGCCCCGAGGGGCCCAGTgaggccctgcccccacccccacctgcacccccaggcccccctgaAATCTACTACACCTCGCGCCCACCAGCCCTAGTGGCCCGGAACCCCCTGCAGGGCTACTATCAGGTGCGGCGGCCCAGCCACGAGGGCTACCTGGCGGCCCCGGGCCTTGAGGGGCCAGGGCCCGATGGGGATGGGCAGATGCAGCTGGTCACCAGTCTCTGA
- the ADGRL1 gene encoding adhesion G protein-coupled receptor L1 isoform X4, producing MARLAAVLWSLCITAVLVTSATQGLSRAGLPFGLMRRELACEGYPIELRCPGSDVIMVENANYGRTDDKICDADPFQMENVQCYLPDAFKIMSQRCNNRTQCVVVAGSDAFPDPCPGTYKYLEVQYDCVPYIEVEQKVFVCPGTLQKVLEPTSTHESEHQSGAWCKDPLQAGDRIYVMPWIPYRTDTLTEYASWEDYVAARHTTTYRLPNRVDGTGFVVYDGAVFYNKERTRNIVKYDLRTRIKSGETVINTANYHDTSPYRWGGKTDIDLAVDENGLWVIYATEGNNGRLVVSQLNPYTLRFEGTWETGYDKRSASNAFMVCGVLYVLRSVYVDDDSEAAGNRVDYAFNTNANREEPVSLAFPNPYQFVSSVDYNPRDNQLYVWNNYFVVRYSLEFGPPDPSAGPATSPPLSTTTTARPTPLTSTASPAATTPLRRVPLTTHPVGAINQLGPDLPPATAPAPSTRRPPAPNLHVSPELFCEPREVRRVQWPATQQGMLVERPCPKGTRGIASFQCLPALGLWNPRGPDLSNCTSPWVNQVAQKIKSGENAANIASELARHTRGSIYAGDVSSSVKLMEQLLDILDAQLQALRPIERESAGKNYNKMHKRERTCKDYIKAVVETVDNLLRPEALESWKDMNATEQVHTATMLLDVLEEGAFLLADNVREPARFLAAKQNVVLEVTVLNTEGQVQELVFPQEYPSENSIQLSANTIKQNSRNGVVKVVFILYNNLGLFLSTENATVKLAGEAGTGGPGGASLVVNSQVIAASINKESSRVFLMDPVIFTVAHLEAKNHFNANCSFWNYSERSMLGYWSTQGCRLVESNKTHTTCACSHLTNFAVLMAHREIYQGRINELLLSVITWVGIVISLVCLAICISTFCFLRGLQTDRNTIHKNLCINLFLAELLFLVGIDKTQYEIACPIFAGLLHYFFLAAFSWLCLEGVHLYLLLVEVFESEYSRTKYYYLGGYCFPALVVGIAAAIDYRSYGTEKACWLRVDNYFIWSFIGPVSFVIVVNLVFLMVTLHKMIRSSSVLKPDSSRLDNIKSWALGAIALLFLLGLTWAFGLLFINKESVVMAYLFTTFNAFQGVFIFVFHCALQKKVHKEYSKCLRHSYCCIRSPPGGAHGSLKTSAMRSNTRYYTGTQSRIRRMWNDTVRKQTESSFMAGDINSTPTLNRGTMGNHLLTNPVLQPRGGTSPYNTLIAESVGFNPSSPPVFNSPEHPLGGREACGMDTLPLNGNFNNSYSLRSGDFPPGDGASEPPRGRNLADAAAFEKMIISELVHNNLRGSSSGAKGPPPPEPPVPPVPGGGGEEEAGGPGGADRAEIELLYKALEEPLLLPRAQSVLYQSDLDESESCTAEDGATSRPLSSPPGRDSLYASGANLRDSPSYPDSSPEGPSEALPPPPPAPPGPPEIYYTSRPPALVARNPLQGYYQVRRPSHEGYLAAPGLEGPGPDGDGQMQLVTSL from the exons ATGGCCCGCCTGGCCGCAGTGCTCTGGAGTCTCTGTATCACTGCTGTCCTGGTCACCTCGGCCACCCAAG GCCTGAGCCGGGCTGGGCTCCCATTCGGGTTGATGCGCCGGGAGCTGGCATGCGAAGGCTACCCCATAGAGCTGCGGTGTCCAGGCAGTGACGTCATCATGGTGGAGAATGCCAACTACGGGCGCACAGATGACAAGATCTGTGACGCTGACCCTTTCCAGATGGAGAATGTGCAGTGCTACCTGCCCGACGCCTTCAAGATCATGTCGCAGAG GTGTAACAACCGCACCCAGTGCGTGGTGGTTGCTGGCTCTGATGCCTTCCCTGACCCCTGTCCTGGGACCTACAAGTACCTGGAGGTGCAGTACGACTGTGTCCCCTACA TAGAAGTGGAGCAGAAAG TCTTCGTGTGCCCAGGGACCCTGCAGAAGGTGCTGGAGCCCACTTCCACACACGAGTCGGAACACCAGTCTGGCGCATGGTGCAAGGACCCGCTGCAGGCAGGCGACCGTATCTACGTCATGCCCTGGATCCCATACCGCACGGACACGCTGACTGAGTACGCCTCGTGGGAGGACTACGTGGCCGCACGCCACACCACCACCTACCGCCTGCCCAACCGCGTGGATGGCACGGGCTTTGTGGTCTACGACGGTGCGGTCTTCTACAACAAGGAGCGCACACGCAACATCGTCAAGTACGATCTGCGCACACGCATCAAGAGCGGGGAGACGGTCATCAACACGGCCAACTACCACGACACTTCGCCCTACCGCTGGGGCGGCAAGACGGACATCGACCTGGCTGTGGATGAGAACGGGCTGTGGGTCATCTACGCCACCGAGGGCAACAACGGGCGCCTGGTGGTGAGCCAGCTCAACCCCTACACGCTGCGCTTCGAGGGCACGTGGGAGACGGGCTACGACAAGCGCTCAGCGTCCAACGCCTTCATGGTGTGCGGAGTCCTGTATGTGCTGCGCTCAGTGTATGTGGACGACGACAGCGAGGCGGCTGGCAACCGCGTGGACTACGCCTTCAACACCAATGCCAACCGTGAGGAGCCCGTCAGCCTGGCCTTCCCCAACCCCTACCAGTTTGTCTCCTCCGTGGACTACAACCCTCGCGACAACCAGCTCTACGTCTGGAACAACTATTTTGTGGTGCGCTACAGCCTGGAGTTCGGGCCGCCCGACCCCAGTGCCG GCCCAGCCACTTCCCCGCCTCTCAGCACGACCACCACAGCCCGACCCACACCCCTTACCAGCACGGCCTCGCCCGCAGCCACCACTCCGCTCCGCCGAGTGCCCCTCACCACACACCCTGTGGGTGCCATCAACCAGCTGGGACCTGACCTGCCTCCAGCCACAGCCCCAGCTCCCAGCACCCGGCGGCCCCCAGCCCCCAATCTGCACGTGTCCCCAGAACTCTTCTGTGAACCTCGAGAGGTGCGGCGGGTCCAATGGCCAGCCACTCAGCAGGGCATGCTGGTTGAGAGGCCCTGCCCCAAGGGGACCCGAG GAATTGCCTCCTTCCAGTGTCTACCAGCCCTGGGGCTCTGGAACCCCCGGGGCCCTGACCTCAGCAACTGCACCTCCCCCTGGGTCAACCAGGTGGCCCAGAAG ATCAAGAGTGGGGAGAATGCAGCCAACATTGCCAGTGAGCTGGCCCGTCACACCCGAGGCTCCATCTATGCGGGTGATGTGTCCTCTTCTGTGAAGCTGATGGAGCAGCTGCTGGATATTCTGGATGCCCAGCTACAGGCCTTGCGGCCCATTGAGCGCGAGTCAGCTGGCAAGAACTACAACAAG ATGCACAAGCGGGAGAGAACTTGCAAAGACTAcatcaag GCTGTGGTAGAGACAGTGGACAACCTCCTGCGGCCAGAAGCTCTGGAGTCCTGGAAGGACATGAATGCCACAGAGCAGGTGCACACAGCCACCATGCTCTTGGATGTCCTGGAGGAGGGTGCCTTCCTGCTGGCCGACAATGTCAGGGAGCCTGCCCGCTTCCTGGCTGCCAAACAGAATGTGG TCCTGGAAGTGACAGTCCTCAACACAGAGGGCCAAGTGCAGGAGCTGGTATTCCCCCAGGAATACCCGAGCGAGAACTCCATCCAGCTGTCCGCCAATACCATCAAGCAGAACAGCCGCAACG GTGTGGTCAAAGTTGTCTTCATCCTGTACAACAATCTAGGCCTCTTCTTGTCCACCGAGAATGCCACAGTAAAGCTGGCAGGTGAAGCAGGTACAGGTGGCCCAGGTGGCGCCTCCCTGGTGGTGAACTCACAGGTCATCGCAGCGTCCATCAACAAGGAGTCCAGTCGCGTCTTTCTCATGGACCCTGTCATCTTCACCGTGGCCCACCTGGAG GCCAAGAACCACTTCAATGCTAACTGCTCCTTCTGGAACTACTCGGAGCGTTCCATGCTGGGCTACTGGTCAACCCAGGGCTGCCGCCTGGTGGAGTCCAACAAGACCCATACCACGTGTGCCTGCAGCCACCTCACCAACTTTGCCGTGCTAATGGCTCACCGTGAGATC TACCAAGGTCGCATCAATGAGCTGCTGCTGTCAGTCATCACCTGGGTGGGCATCGTGATCTCCCTCGTCTGCCTGGCCATCTGCATCTCTACTTTCTGCTTCTTGCGGGGGTTACAGACCGACCGCAATACCATCCACAAGAACCTGTGCATCAACCTATTTCTGGCTGAGCTGCTCTTCCTGGTCGGGATAGACAAGACACAGTATGAG ATTGCCTGCCCTATCTTCGCTGGCTTGCTGCACTACTTCTTCCTGGCTGCCTTCTCCTGGCTGTGCCTGGAGGGTGTGCACCTCTACCTGCTGCTGGTCGAAGTGTTTGAGAGCGAGTACTCCCGCACTAAGTACTACTACCTGGGTGGCTATTGCTTCCCAGCCCTGGTGGTAGGCATCGCGGCAGCCATCGACTACCGCAGCTATGGCACCGAGAAGGC CTGCTGGCTCCGAGTCGACAATTACTTCATCTGGAGCTTCATTGGACCAGTCTCCTTTGTTATCGTG GTGAACCTGGTGTTCCTTATGGTGACCCTGCACAAGATGATCCGGAGCTCATCTGTGCTCAAGCCTGACTCCAGTCGCCTGGACAACATTAA atcCTGGGCCTTGGGGGCCATTGCGCTGCttttcctcctgggcctcacctgggctttTGGCCTGCTCTTCATCAATAAGGAGTCCGTGGTCATGGCCTATCTCTTCACTACTTTCAACGCCTTCCAGGGGGTCTTCATCTTTGTCTTTCACTGCGCCTTACAAAAGAAG gtgCACAAGGAGTACAGCAAGTGCCTGCGTCACTCCTACTGCTGCATCCGCTCCCCACCCGGGGGCGCTCACGGCTCACTCAAGACCTCAGCCATGCGGAGCAACACCCGCTACTACACGGGGACCCAG AGCCGAATCCGGAGGATGTGGAACGACACCGTGAGGAAACAGACGGAGTCCTCCTTCATGGCAGGTGACATCAACAGCACCCCCACTCTGAACCGAG GTACCATGGGGAACCACCTGCTGACCAACCCCGTGCTGCAGCCCCGTGGGGGTACCAGCCCCTACAACACCCTCATCGCCGAGTCAGTGGGCTTCAATCCCTCTTCGCCCCCTGTCTTCAACTCCCCAG AGCACCCTCTAGGAGGCCGGGAAGCCTGCGGCATGGACACATTGCCCCTCAACGGCAACTTCAACAACAGTTACTCCTTGCGAAGTGGAGATTTCCCTCCAGGGGACggagcctctgagccaccccgaGGCCGGAACCTGGCCGATGCTGCTGCTTTCGAGAAGATGATCATCTCAGAGCTGGTACACAACAACCTGCGGGGCAGCAGCAGTGGGGCCAAGGGCCCCCCACCACCCGAACCCCCTGTGCCACCTGTGCCAGGGGGCggtggggaggaagaagcaggcggGCCCGGGGGTGCTGACCGGGCAGAGATCGAACTTCTCTACAAGGCCCTGGAGGAGCCGCTGCTGCTGCCCCGGGCCCAGTCGGTGCTGTACCAGAGTGATCTGGATGAGTCGGAGAGCTGCACTGCGGAGGATGGGGCCACTAGCcggcccctctcctcccctccaggccGGGACTCCCTCTACGCCAGCGGGGCCAACCTGCGGGACTCGCCCTCCTACCCGGACAGCAGCCCCGAGGGGCCCAGTgaggccctgcccccacccccacctgcacccccaggcccccctgaAATCTACTACACCTCGCGCCCACCAGCCCTAGTGGCCCGGAACCCCCTGCAGGGCTACTATCAGGTGCGGCGGCCCAGCCACGAGGGCTACCTGGCGGCCCCGGGCCTTGAGGGGCCAGGGCCCGATGGGGATGGGCAGATGCAGCTGGTCACCAGTCTCTGA